The Gadus morhua chromosome 10, gadMor3.0, whole genome shotgun sequence genome segment CTCGACCGGTGCTGATGTCTGCAACTATacaataaagaaaaacacaacatcTTGGGTTTTAGAAACATTACCACCACACTCATAATCTTCTGCTTGATTTCCAACCCAAAAGGTTCTTGGTTTAAACCCCCAAGTTCACAGTCTACCCGTTTGCATCTTTGAGCAAGGTGACTAACCTAACCAGCTTCTTAATTACAGAATCAATTTGGTTGAAAGAATATTCAAATTACCAAACATTTTTATAGTGTGTGGagtgtttggagtgtgtgtgtagtggagtTTTTTGATAAATGGTTTAGGCAGCCTCACTTGGCCCAAGTCAGGTTGATTGGATTCTAGGGTTGGGTGAGGCTGCATGCCTGTGGTGCATTCAGTAATAAAGACAAGCAGGTTAAACAGCCGCCAAACCAAGCCCCAGATTCCAATCAAGCTGACTCAGGCCAGGTATGGCTTCTTAAACCATCCCACACAGTCAACATGGAGGGGGATGCGATATATTCCTGAACGACATCATTTCACCAAGATCTAAAGAGGCTCACCCTCTGTGATAGTTCCTGCTCCACAGGTCTCGGTGAGGCCGTAGCCTTGTCCCACGGGACAGCAGAAACACACGTTCATGAAGCGCTGGGTGACGGTGGACAGGGGGGCCCCGCCCGACAGCATCATCCGCACGCGCCCCCCGAGCAGTCTGCGCACTTTCTGGAACAGCAGCCTATGGAGACGTACGAGAGGCTGAGTGGCTGAGTGGCTCGGGAGAACATGCTTCAACAGCAATCTTTGTTTATACAGGGCACTACGTGTTTGTGTATAGGTGCATTAATTTATGCATGGCTCTGGCATTTGTTTATATGTATGCGCACAAGTCATTGGTAGGCCCACAGGCTGGACTTAATTGCCGGGGCAACAGTATAATTAGAGTCAAACAAagatgtaggtgtgtgtgtgtgtgtacagtagaaACGGTGGAAATACCATCTACTGAATGTTAATTGGAACAATAATGGTTGGGTGCTTACGCATTGCAGAGGGGTGCATCATAGCCCCTCCTGATCTGCTCCAGTTTGTAGTTGTATCCCAGCGTGAACAATGTGCGCTGAATGAAGCTCATCTCCTGCACTTTACTCATGACGTTCTTATTGATGCGATCCATGATCTCCTGGTGAGGAGCAAAGATAAACAGGGATTAGAGATGGTCTTCACCCCGGGTGAGCAGGACGAGAGGAGAACAGCTCAGGAGGAGAAGGTAAGAGGAGCACTGACGGAGGGAGGACGTGGATAACACAGACGGTGGTCTATACGTAAGGGCTTCTTACTGGTACTGCAGCCATCAGGGTCGGCTTGAGGACGGACGAGTCTCCCTTGCTTCCCTTCTTTATCTTGGTGGACTAGATATGAAGAACGAAAACGAAAATGTAAATGATAGTATGTAATTGTCATTTAAAATATTCATCCTTGAACAACTCTTTTTCTGCTTTGGGATCAAAATGAATCGTGTGCAGGGACAAGGGACAGGGTTCGAAAATGATCCTTGGCTAGAACCGTTTCACGCACTGTTACGGTTCTCTGCATTCACTGTGACAAAAATAAATCGCAAATCTGCTTGTGATTATGATATGCATCATTGGAGAAGTGGGACAACGGGGTTACCTGATCCGATAGTGTCTGTGGGGAAGAGTAGCCGATTCTACACCCGTACGTCAGGCAGGAGATCTCCGCAGTCATTTCCAAAACGTGAGCCAGGGGCAGGTAAGCAATGTATGTATCCTTGGGCCTGGTAGGCAAAGAACATCCATTGTTTTCCCTTGTCAACAACATAATTTGTATACCTCGTCAACAACAAAGCAAATTTACTTTTGAAATGCTAACTATATGCAAACAGCATTGATCAATATTTGTAACGGTCAAAAACACATGAGGCTTTCTGAAAAATGGTTGTGAAACATGGGATGCATGCTTTGTTTGCGTTTCCTGGGATGAAGCTGCGGGCATGAGTGAAAGACGACAGACGATTTGACATGATCGCAAAAGCCCCCTATTCTCACCCGAGGCCAGGAATACGTTCGCACTGGCCGGTCATGCCGGCGATGATGTTACGGTGGATGATCATCACGCCCTTGGGCCTCCCGGTTGAGCCGCTGGTGTACATCACCATGGCCAGGTCAGACGGCTGAGGCTGCACCACCGGCATAATTACTGGAAGACAGTGTCATAAAtattgagactgtaatggtgattaagggctatacaaatataattaaattgAAGACAGGCGGTAGGACAGTAGCCTATTAGGTGAGAGTGTCCAACTTCCCAACGGTTCtttgaaccccaatgtctgcagtctacaCAGGGAAGGCCTAATGCCAGATGCCTCAACTCCTACCTGGCAGGCATCTAAAATAATTCACTCTGACTGCTTAATGTGATAATTAAATAGTAAGTAATCTTCAGAAGTACCCTTACAACTAAAATGAATGTCTAGTCTGCATCAGCTGAGGCTAGGAAGTATCACTTCTAGTATCACTGCACTGCTTGAATTGCTTCCCTTTTTACTAAATATAAGTTGGCACTTTTGcagaaaaataacatttcaacTAATGATAATAACGATAAATTAAATGTTACAGAAGGCTGTCAACATATCTCTGTAATGAGTCACTCATTTCCATACTGTTTGGGATTATCTGTGTCTCTAGATATATAAGAAAACATAAAAGCCACATAACAGGTAGAAACCTTTGGTCAAATACTCACGGTTTTCAGGCTTTGACCCCAGTTGGCGGACACTCTGCATGCTGTGCATGGTGAGCCCTGCTGGGTAACCTTCTGTGCCCACCATCTTTTGGTCCACGTAAATGATATGCTTCAGCTTTGGGATCTCTGATAGCACATTCTGGATGAAGAGAACAATGGCTTtcacaaatacatgcaaaaaTGTGTTGTTCATCTATTCAGGTTTGAATGTAAATATCATCTGATCGAAGATAGTCACAATAAAGCACGCAATGCAAACTACACTGGCCTGTGGTCATAAAGAGGATCTAGTAAAAACGATTTGTGCCATGCTGGGATGCATCCATTTTCTGACCTTGGAAGTTACATGCATTTGCCTGGGCTAGAAAACACTAGTGAAAACGAATCAGTGGTACTTTCGTCCAAAAACCTACTACAATATTATGGAATTTTAACTCCCTGGCACAGGCAAATTCAAATTTTGTTTGCCCTCTAACCCGCTCAAGTTTTTGTGAATTTTTTAAGTTAATCGAACTTGAAGCATCATTCCTGTGCAGTCACTTCCATTGGTTTTACAAAAACCAAGTAACAAAACCAAAAGAATAGTTTAAGCTCCAGAGCATACAATTATTGCTTGTTACAGTTGACATTGTAATGGTTTTGGATTAGTTTGATTCTGTTGATTCTGTTGATTTAAATAATTTGGTGTTATCTCAGCATTAAAGTATATACCCAAGTTTATATGTCTTATCTATGTCTTTATCCATTTTAATAGGTTTCAAAGGAGCACTTTAAGTTAGCATTTACCTTAGAGTCTATTTTTGTTTGCATTCATACTTTGTATCTTAATTgtaaagtttattttatttatttttttaattttgtattttatcCCGTGTTTTTCCATTGCTGCTTGGCTGTTGCATCAAACAcgttctcctacaggggattcaAAAAGTTGTATCTAATCTAATATCATTGTCATTATATAATGAtatctaaaaatatattttcgcTGCTTCCTTTCCACTGCCATGCTGGTATTCCTAAATGTAATTATTTCTATATAAATATGAGAGGATCATGATGATGTTCAGCTTTTCATGCCACGTTTAGCAATATATCTTAACATTAACCGGCATAGGGCTCACCTTTAGTTTATTCTCCAGTAAGTCAGCGCTGGTCACCAGATGTGTCACTCCGGTCTCGTTCAGGCCAAACGCCACCGCCTCCTCTCCCAGGGTGGCGTAGAACGTCACCACTGTAGCGTGAACAATCAGTAATCAGCTGCAAGGCCTCAATTATGGACGTGTACTGATCATACCATGACTCAAATAAGTTTCTGTAAAGGCCTTCCTCATAATTAAGCTGTTAAACCCATTATTGTTGGTCATTAATGTCCCAATGAGCACACTTTACGCCCATAGCCAATGTGGTAATTTACATGAATCACTTTTGAACTAACCCATTGCATGTGCCCCATACAAGACTTGTATTAAAAAACACTGATGCAGAGCAGTGTGacttgggggggtggggggggttcagCGTTGGTTTCAGCGCTACTTACAGGGGAAGTTATATCTGAAGCATGCCTGCGCCGTGATCATCCACTCGGCTCTGGTCTCACAGAAAATAGCCACCGTGCTTTTGGGCTCCTGGCCCAGAGCAGCAAGCCCGCTTCCCAAATGACAGACCATGGTGTCCACTTCCTGGTACGAAAGCCAGCGATACTCACCCAAGATAAGCTGAAAGGAGAAATAAGAATCATCATATTTTAATCTCCAACCCTTTACGATTGGTCAACACTCGGTAAattggggtaaaaaaaaaaaaaacacagaggcCTACCTTTTTAAACACCTTCCCACTGGGTTGGACCTCATTCTCTTTACTCAGAACATCCCTGGTGCCGAGGCAGTCGGCCTGCCCGAAGCGCTGCACGGCGTGCTCAAACAGCTTGGCCAAGGTGTCCTTGCCGGGCAAGTCTTCTCTAGCCAGAGAGTCGAAGTGATCCACGGAGCGGTATGGCCCCTCTCTGTTCCCTGAGGTGGTTCTGGCCTTGATCCGCACGGACCGGGCCTTCTTGGTCCCAGCGTTTGTCATATAGTACCATGGCAGGAAGGAGATGAGGGAATACAGCCACACCAGTAGATGAACGGGGAACAGCAGGACGAAGTGCAGAGCAGAGCCCACGGACAGACCCATAGCGTTGGCTTTGATGGTCTggctaggggtgggggggggggggggggaggggggggaggcgtgAGGTTGGAGGAAAGGGGAAGAAAAGGCAGCTGGCCGACTAGTTTAAGAGGAACTAGTCTAGTTTAGGGGGGATCAAGGGGAAATTAACCCTGAGGGAGAAACATGAATAACGTTTGTCCTTGATGTTAAGTCATGTTAAGATCATCAGCTGGGAGGAGAAGATACGATGACCATGGAATCCCATTCACACCTAAAGaagcaaatacacaaacatgttAAGACAACAAGCAATAGTACAGTTCAAGAAGGTGATCGGATGAAGCTACAGTCTTTACTCGTCTCCTTTCCAACATTAAAGGTGATAAATGTTACCGATACCTCAGTTCCCCCACTTCCTTTACCTACATGTACGGACAGACCTTTGGCCTGCCTATCTCAGGCAAAATTGACTTGAGCTGCTATTCTTTAGTTCTCTATTAAAACGAATGGTTCACTAAATGACAGAGGGATATCATTAAACTAGTCAGCCCAACTGACTTTCAAGAAGATACCCTTGATTATCAGTAAATGATGGTatcattgccccccccccaatgtCCAAAGCTCATCAAGTCAGACTAATAACAGGGCTGCTAACAAGATATCTCTTTAGGAGTCACCCAACTTGATGGCCGGAGAAAGTACACTCAAATCTTAAAGCACAGGGTGACCTCAAAAGTCAAAATGGATCTTCAAATAAGTCCTCTGATAGCAAGCAgcaattataattaaaaaaatatatatatatacttccgAGCATACACTGATTGAGGCCGAGACACATGTCAAAAAAGTGATaccaaaatatataaagatacattttaaacaattgtTCCGTGCAATAACGACCTGTTAAAATTGATACTTTGTCCTTTGGCGTTGATCTTTGTGTATGCAAATAACCTTTTGAATGGAAACGCTTGTTCGATTAATCCAATGAGTCATTTCCATTCAGCCTTTCTTGTTAAAGTTCTCCAGGATATTGAGTCAGAAAATCACTCCCGGAACTCATTCCGTTTTGATTTAACAGCGTGATAGACGATATGTGTAACGTAAAAGCACCAACCCCTCATCCTGATGCCAGGTGGATAATAAAGCAGGCACACGTTGCTCTCGGAACATAGGTCCGCTAGCAGTGTAACGTTAACAATTACTACACCATGTACCATGTTACTATTGCTCTTAAAGACATACCCTGATGCGAATTTCCAAATGGATCACCATAGTAATACAATTACAATATGCAACTAAATGATAGCCTGTTTGAGTCGCTGGCTTGTCACATCCTTACCTTAGGTAGCCTCACTCCCCGTTTGACAACGTCTCCGCGAGTAGGGAAGAATGACCGAGAGTTACCTCTCCAGCGCCACTGGCAACACGGAACTACTACGTCATCTGATTCCATATTTCTAGACCAATGAGAAAGCAGAGCAGAGCCATCTTCGCGGGGCTGACGACACCGCATACAGTTTTCCCCCTCCCTTTTTTACGCTGCGTTACTATTTGAAGCGATTCTTGCTTTGTACACACTGTGGAACTTATTGAAAAAGAAGCCAGAAGTTTATGCTTAATATTTGTCAAGTCACAAGCAGATACTACTGTGTGTTCACCCTCACTCATTAATTCgttttatataaatattgattgtatatttgtattgattTTTATACGAAATTACATCAGAACAGGACAACAAAGATAGCCTCCAAATGTATCcgtttgcagctttaaattaagGAAAATGTAGAATCATACATGTCCCTTTGGTTGATAAACTCGGAAAAATAAATCCTATTTAAACTATCGAATATATTCTAAACATGCACAtctattcaaatatattcgTGAGATTAAATGGGTCAGCATCTTCTTCTTTGTCCAGGGTTCCTCCAAATGCATAAATTTGAACATTGACACTGAATTCATTTAGAAATACAAGGGGGGTTAATTAGCTAATGACGTTTTCAAGATATGATCAGAAAAAAATATACTTTGCATGTAGGCTACACTTTAAATTAAAACACAATGAATAGGTAGCATAACAAACAAGACCTTAAGTTCCTTGATCTAAACATTATAAACTATGAGCAATCTGCATAGCCTACAAACCTTTGTAAAAAAGACtacatacatttaaattgtCTTCTAAATAATTTGCCAATGGTTGTTATTACTCGATTTCACCTGCAGATGTAGAAGTTATCATCATGGAAAATACATTCGTTTTACAAGTTATCAATCTCTGAACGCTGGTTCATTGCCATGTCACATTCTGTCACATTCAGTTTCAGCGGTGTAGTCTTTTCTAAAGACGTATCATGGCTCGGATGGCATGTTAATGGTTGGTTTGACCACTGATTCAAAGCAACCATTATTGACACTTAGGCTAGCCAAGATGAATAGCTATTACTTAGAATAACGTTTAATGTATTTCAGGATAAACAATGGTTATAACATTAAAGATGACCATGATTAATGTATTATTTCAAGCAAATAGGCGTATCTTTGTATTGCTTAATGCCAATAAAGGTGTAATTTTGCTCATCTTAAATTTAAATAAATCATccttatgattattatgatgatgatcatAATTGTGGTGCGGTTCCCCCTCCTGCTCACCAGTTGTCCGGATATAGTTTACGATCCGAATACAAAATTTCTCTCAAGGAATCTTTTATGAACGTATAGGGCGCGCTCTGGTGGTTGTTGGGGGGTTCCTTCTCTTGGTGAAGACAGACATGCAGTAGGCCTATCACAgtgtttcaaaaatatatattttttttccttccttcaTCAATTATTTTTAAACAGCATTTTATTAACACACATTAATAAGTTAACACATTAACTTATCCATTCAATTTGTAGCAGGCCTATATGTTCAAGTACACATGAGCAGACCACTAACaatgtttgaaaacatgtttgcaTTAATTCAGCAGAACGTACAAGTTTGTCAAGAAGGTTGAGTCAAAGTTATATTCACATATTGTGGCCTGGAAGCGTCGTTAGGAGGCTGTATTGTCAAACTGTGATCCTCTGTGTAACTTTCTGTCAATGGTTGACTTGTTAAACTCATATAGTGGCTTAACGTTTAGTGGTAGGATCTGACACTAGATATGATCTATCATTTATGGAAATCGATGTCTGGTCCTTGTTGTTAAACATGTCATAATGTGAAATATAATATGAGAttagaaaaagtgtgtgtgtgggtgtgggtgggggggggggggggggggagggggggcgcacGTCCCCCCACTGTATGTGGCTATACTACGCGCTTGAATAATCATTGCGGAAACCTGCATTTTTTCCATACATTATTATAAATCTCAAgggtgaaaaaaatatatatatatatttgatttttTTAGTATGGCTATGGTGAACATCACTTGCCTCCCCCATAGTACAGTAGTTTGACACTGCAGAGCATTTCGGGAAACCCCATCCAAGTTCTTACATTCTGTCAAGAGGCACGTGATGTTACATGAAGACACAGTGGCATGGACGCTTCCATACCAGTTGCAACTACCAGCAGCTGTCATGGAAACCACTCCCTCTTTTTTGGCAAGGAGATCGGGATATACTAACGCCACATCCTCGAACAACATGAGACTatctaacacatacacattttttCAAATTGAAATTCCCGCTGCTCAGACCAGCAAAcacaggcttggagctcaaaaCGTTGTGTGTTAAAACATGATGTGAAACGGAAAGTATCAGACTGGAACTGCCTTAATGGACTGTTACTGTTGATATGTGTCCATGTGTACAGGTTTAACATAACATGTATGtctgagaaaacacacacacacacacacacacacacacacacacacacacacacacacacacacacacacacacacacacacacacacacacacacacacacacacacacacacgcacacacacctacctctATTTATACAGTTGCCCCGGTAATTAAGTCCAGTCTGTGAGTCAGTCAGACCTCCgagaggtcggggggggggggatcagaaaTAGAAGCTCTTTCTATTGCTGCAGCCGATGGTGGGGGGCACACAGAGCCAGGTTTGGGGGAGGATTTGATGCTTACGCAATTAAGACCTGTTTACAGAGGCCAGTCTGGGAGCAACATTTTCCATAACAGAGGAGGGAGCTTTCTGATGGCCGAATAAATCACAGCAAAACAAGGGAAAGGGTGTCCATGAGCACGTGGTGCACACATTAGGCCTACAATCAATAGCACCTAGTGTCTTACAGTGCATGGGCTTCACGCTTGCATAAAACATTAAATGGAGGATGTAAAGTTTACGGAAGACATTATGTGCCTATATaagatatataaaatataagcATGACATTTCAACTAATAGTCCCAATGTATGCTCAACATGCAACAAGTTTAAGTATGTCAGCTTTATCAATGATGTTGTGGTTGTTGAGGGAAAGATGGAAAGAATCAACCAGTGCAtcacacagaaaaataaaaagttagGTCACTGCCCTTTTGATGAGGGGTTTAGGTGGCCTATGTATTTTAATACCTGCGTATATGCTTATAGGAAAAATAACAGGTGCACTTTAAGGTGTATTGTGTATACACAATGAATCATATCATTTGCCTGACACCTTTGTTGTTAGTTCTAAAATCACTTAATACAATCAATTAGAATTGTGCATTTGTTGCAATTAAACAGAATTGTGTTGCACATGTTCCTGGGAAATTGGCATTAGACAACTAGACATGATTTAAAATTGAGCACAAACTTGCAAAACAATGAAGTGGAACACAAATTCCATATATGTTCCTTGAAATTGGACCAATTCCCATGATTCATTGCACATTGGCTGTCCATACATCATCGGTGGGACAAGGGGCTGGAACAGCTGAGCCCTCTGACCCTCATCCCCCATTGTATCTACAGAGAACTGTTTATCAGTTCACAGACAGAGGCTGTCACAGAATGAACGTTGAAACGATCCCAACAATCAAGTTTTTCAACTCACAAATCACGGGCTCAATTTGCTTATAGCACATGCAGCAATGCATAAAAAATACAGAACAAAAGTGAATTACATCTTTGTTGTCTAGCCAGTTGCCAAAAGGCCACATGTATTTAATCAGTTTGGAACTACCAAAGtaagtttatttattatttcttggattttgtaaatatttttggGGTGTGGAAATTCCTGAACTCATTCTCTATAAATAACATGACAAAGAAACCAGGTTTGAAGGTTATAAAAAGTAAATATTGCATAAACTAAAAGTGGTCACTTGTCAATAGAGCTATACAGACATGTGACTGAGTACTCTAAATGTAAAGGACTCTGAATGGCATCCATGAGGCCCTTACACAACCCCTCAGTTCACCGTTAGCTAAACAGCAGCCAttcagtcacatgacttgaAATTTGCGATTTTACAACCCTGTAAATCGAATTCAAGATCCTTATCAGAAATATGACATGAACAGTTGGGCAAAACTGGTGGAAAGTATTAGAGTACTTTACATGCGTTACATCCAATTTGTCTGGGTTTAATAAAGTACCATAAGGTAAGTATCTTATAAATTGGCATTTATGTTGATCATAGTTGTATTCAACTAGGGAGTTTAACCAAGTTCTAGACATGCTCACCTGCTATTGGTGAAATGTGCTACCCACACtattaataaacacacaccgTATGTAAGAATATACCTGAAAGATTTAGGGCTGGTAATGAAAGGTTACTCCTCATTGTCATGTTTGCATGCAAGGGTTGACTAGGGAAGGACATGTGTATCTCAAAGTTAAGGCAACAATTCAATGTCATCACTTCAACCAAAAGCATTTGATAAAAGCTGATATTGACTTCCTGCCAAGATAGCTTTATTTCATTCACAGCCAATCCAAACCCTTGTTTTGGACACACAGCTGAGCCCAGACCTAAATTATTTATGCTGATGTAGAAATTCCTGTTGGGTTTCTTACCATGGGTGAGGTTTTGCAGACATAGAATGCATTGATACAACCTTGTAATGGTATGCACCATACAATGCAAGGGAAGACAACCCCTTACgcataaaggaaaaaaaaaaaatctaagtGGCACTTACTTTTTCCCATGCAGCCACCATTTTGTTTACAATAATTTGAAAGAGCAATGTCTGGAGAGCTCAAATAGATCCACCCATGGCCCCATCAATCAAGGGATCTTTTCACTACTCAACTGAATTGGCTCTATGGATAAAACGATGGAAGAAAAATCAGGTGGAATGGGCACCGCACAAAAAGGACACGGTACAGGTTCATCCAAAACAAAGAAGAACGAATGACTTAACAGCACAATTGAAGatgttttcgttttttattttgaaattaatTACAGCCGTTATCCCTCCAACTTCAGCTAATCCCCCCGAATGGCGGACTACGTGGACAGTGGGGGGGCGAGGCGTTGAGGCCGTCACCACAGCCTTTGACGCCTTGTGATCTACTGTGTGTTCTgctgggagccccccccccccccccccaacgtccCCTCTTAGGAAGAAGGGTGGGGAATAGCTGCTGTGGGAATGAGCCACATGCATTGTGATCGATTTAACGTAAATGCTTCTACGAGTGGCGTTCCctcgcataaaaaaaaaaaacgcaacgTAGAACCGTGTTCTTATTTACAAAAAAACGTTAAAAAATACCATCtgaaaagaaggagaaaaagaaataaagaacCGACTCCCTGGTACAACTTCCTGCTGCCGCTCTGAGGAGTTATCGACCAATCCTTTCATTTCAACAGGAATCATGCGattggttgttttattttttttctggggGTTAGTAGCACCCTAAGTTTATTCTTTTTCCATTATTTTAGTTTCCTTAAATCAGGagatttatgtaaaaaaaagaaacaagttGAAAAAAagtttacatatatatttaaaaaatatatatgtatatatttaacgCATGAGAGTCACTGGAGACCACAGAGGCGCTGGAACAAAAGCACTCTCTCCATGGGAGGTAGAATCGACTCAGATGTCCATCTCGAACTGGTTGTCATCTATGAGAGAAAATGATAAAGGGGGGGGAAATAAACAATGATCATTAGCCATCTAGTTTGGACGAGTATCCACTCTCAGGCAAATGACAATGGATTACATTCATCCAGTAGCATTCAGACTCAGGACATTCGGGAATCAAAGTGTCTTTTGCTCCTCATCACCTTTGAGTTACATTACCTTTTGTGTTTCGAGACTACTGTCTGCCCAAAATAACAACACCAACATTAATCCATGGCATTGTAATATAAGCGCTGGATGTTCAACACTGCCCATGAAAATCGGCATTGATCATAATCAAACAGTGCAGTACAAATTTAATCAAATTACTTAAATTGGCATACGAGATGCAAAATGTATCATTGATTGTACAACTGGTCATGACTTGTAATCTTTAGATGTATATTTATAGTAATACGTGTTTATTATTAGTTAAAGAAAATGCTAAATGTTTCAGATGCCTCATGTTTTGATTAATGACCGTTTGGGTGGAATGTGTACTGCAAATTGCTACTACTATATAACTTGTAAGATTTTCAGGGGAACCAATTATCTTTCCCATTAGGGAACCATTAGCACTAAATCTGTGGTACATTGTTGTTCCAAATGGTCTTGGAAGATATTTCCAGACAAATTATTCCAAGATTACCATGCTCGACTCAGTTTTCTTTTTAGG includes the following:
- the acsl4a gene encoding long-chain-fatty-acid--CoA ligase 4, with the translated sequence MGLSVGSALHFVLLFPVHLLVWLYSLISFLPWYYMTNAGTKKARSVRIKARTTSGNREGPYRSVDHFDSLAREDLPGKDTLAKLFEHAVQRFGQADCLGTRDVLSKENEVQPSGKVFKKLILGEYRWLSYQEVDTMVCHLGSGLAALGQEPKSTVAIFCETRAEWMITAQACFRYNFPLVTFYATLGEEAVAFGLNETGVTHLVTSADLLENKLKNVLSEIPKLKHIIYVDQKMVGTEGYPAGLTMHSMQSVRQLGSKPENLIMPVVQPQPSDLAMVMYTSGSTGRPKGVMIIHRNIIAGMTGQCERIPGLGPKDTYIAYLPLAHVLEMTAEISCLTYGCRIGYSSPQTLSDQSTKIKKGSKGDSSVLKPTLMAAVPEIMDRINKNVMSKVQEMSFIQRTLFTLGYNYKLEQIRRGYDAPLCNALLFQKVRRLLGGRVRMMLSGGAPLSTVTQRFMNVCFCCPVGQGYGLTETCGAGTITEVADISTGRVGSPLICCEVRLRDWAEGGYTKKDMPHPRGEVLIGGPNVTMGYYRHENGDQDFFVDENGQRWFCTGDVGEIHPDGCLQIVDRKKDLVKLQAGEYVSLGKVESVLKNCSLIDNICAYANSDQNYVISFVVPNQKQLTALAMQRGIVGNWEEICTHPDMERHVLNEIKKVAASIKMQRFETPMKVHLSPEPWTPETGLVTDAFKLKRKELKNHYLHQIERMYGGK